One window of Streptomyces sp. SUK 48 genomic DNA carries:
- a CDS encoding DNA cytosine methyltransferase yields the protein MSVLKAAVDLVYGVQPRAILLENVPDLVEKDEYEPVRAYVGEELGHLGYRFSWHVLNAKDFGVPQSRKVGLLVAFKGGLIDRFEWPKPYEGPCPAVGETLLESMGERGWPDAATWAAQADVIAPTIVGGSWERGGADLGPTGAKRKWAQIGVDGVTVADRVPGSDFVWNPSIGRSGRVRLTVDQVALLQGFPAEWKIAGLKTARYRQVGNATPPPLARAVGEAIAQVLRCDGEDLGSKGE from the coding sequence TTGTCGGTCCTCAAGGCGGCCGTCGACCTGGTCTACGGTGTGCAGCCGCGGGCGATTCTTCTGGAAAACGTGCCCGATCTGGTCGAGAAGGATGAATACGAACCGGTCCGTGCGTACGTCGGTGAAGAACTCGGCCATCTCGGCTACCGATTCAGCTGGCACGTTCTGAACGCAAAGGATTTCGGCGTACCACAGAGCCGGAAGGTAGGTCTGCTGGTCGCGTTCAAGGGCGGTCTGATCGATCGCTTCGAGTGGCCGAAGCCGTATGAGGGCCCGTGCCCGGCGGTGGGGGAGACGCTTCTGGAATCCATGGGCGAACGTGGATGGCCGGATGCCGCGACGTGGGCGGCTCAGGCCGATGTGATCGCTCCCACCATCGTCGGCGGGTCTTGGGAGCGGGGCGGGGCGGACCTCGGGCCGACCGGAGCCAAGCGGAAGTGGGCTCAGATAGGAGTCGACGGCGTGACCGTGGCGGACCGGGTCCCGGGCTCGGACTTCGTCTGGAACCCGAGCATCGGGCGGAGCGGCCGAGTGAGGCTCACCGTCGATCAGGTGGCGCTGCTACAGGGCTTTCCAGCCGAGTGGAAGATCGCTGGTCTCAAGACGGCCCGATACCGGCAGGTGGGCAACGCCACACCCCCTCCACTCGCAAGGGCCGTCGGCGAGGCCATCGCCCAGGTCCTTCGGTGCGATGGCGAAGACCTGGGGTCGAAGGGCGAGTAG